From Melopsittacus undulatus isolate bMelUnd1 chromosome 19, bMelUnd1.mat.Z, whole genome shotgun sequence, a single genomic window includes:
- the FGF22 gene encoding fibroblast growth factor 22, producing MRRGGPAALAACLAGAFAVLAGPGSGSTACGGRRPPRSYGHLEGDVRWRRLFSATRFFLRIDGSGGVEGTRWRERPGSIVEIRSVRVGVVAIRAVHTGFYLAMNKRGRLYGSKEFSPNCKFMERIEENGYNTYAALRWRHRGRPMFLSLNSKGRPRRGGKTRRQQLSTHFLPMLVS from the exons atGAGGCGCGGGGGCCCCGCCGCCCTCGCCGCCTGCCTCGCCGGGGCGTTCGCGGTGCTGGCGGGGCCGGGGTCGGGCAGCACCGCCTGCGGCGGCCGCCGGCCCCCCCGCAGCTACGGCCACTTGGAGGGCGACGTCCGCTGGCGGCGGCTCTTCTCCGCCACCCGCTTCTTCCTGCGCATCGACGGCAGCGGCGGCGTGGAGGGGACGCGCTGGAGGGAGCGGCCGGGCA GCATCGTCGAGATCCGGTCGGTGCGTGTCGGCGTCGTGGCCATCCGTGCGGTGCACACCGGCTTCTACCTGGCCATGAACAAGCGGGGCAGGCTCTATGGGTCG AAGGAATTCAGCCCCAACTGCAAGTTCATGGAGCGCATCGAGGAGAACGGCTACAACACGTACGCGGCTCTGCGCTGGCGGCACCGGGGCCGCCCCATGTTCCTCTCACTCAACAGCAAGGGCAGGCCACGGAGAGGGGGCAAGACTCGGCGGCAGCAGCTCTCCACACACTTCCTGCCCATGCTCGTCAGCTGA
- the POLRMT gene encoding DNA-directed RNA polymerase, mitochondrial isoform X1, with the protein MSLLRAALPGPGRLRGAGIPWSILRSYSSASAKKAKSNGTCERTELLQVLKARVKQLQATSVPEVTLTKVELAPLQEVVAPREREESPSRTSSWVEKLKREARIQQLKVEQVSPIIASELALEAKVKNKAQGKVKGKGKKSPKTKTSHAGSPNIHVHGKPTGAAGKEAVTAPGRRVLDNKESSQFKILQQTIQSNLECFAFLQQPEEAERLLLMYHRSAKRKVLNVSAYNIVMRSWARKGRLQRINYLFSMLESAGLQPNLDSYAAALECLGRNPFCTKSIRRYLQQLQHDGFHVDELFQKCLFEEDEKEKVLKAVRMVHPNYQLPPAPSPQTCSSSLLQDFYSREKMVPYPKLDFSVQELQECFQKQLELEMNNTITIESVESSKPLTPQAIKARKLLATLRSQWHDSILQALQKSKYTMSKLKTASKYNELYPYLCLMPGEEYVGIMLEVLNTLSPQGESLSVLAKELGTKVYNRYITRRKLCSGQLEKLRVVYGGYIQLLAKDGQPAKYLPREYWEKLVAEAGFGPSLDLKNCSWSYMLLMRLGMHMLELLVQAVKMPRNILSPRLEPRLIPALYHIYSFRSSSQIGLIKPHPIFCQIMSDAAETTLTFNSSAIPMLCPPVPWTSPHFGAFFLNDTNLMRFVDGAIQHQLLLEQCPLVNLHPVLDALNQLGNCAWKINQPVLDIIISIFNDKGNEKLDIPPPMSEAPKPPALPGNLSALDKAQRHELLLCKKKAAEMHSLRVDALYKLSIANYVRDRVFWFPHNMDFRGRTYPCPPYFNHLGNDVIRAILLFAEGRPLGPKGLDWLKIHLINLTGLKKKNPLQERLEYANEIMEEILDSADHPLTGRKWWMNTDEPWQALACCMEITKASRSPDPAAYISHFPIHQDGSCNGLQHYAALGRDLIGAISVNLMPCDVPQDVYSAVAQQVEEFRRKDAEHGVKIAQVLQGFISRKVVKQTVMTVVYGVTRYGGRLQMEKRLKEIDDFPEEYLWEASHYLVKQVFNSIKEMFSATRDIQNWLTESAKLIAQSGQTVEWVTPLGLPIVQPYYRSRPTVLNCSMQNLSVKSTHSNQKPDTVKQKNAFPPNFIHSLDSTHMMLTALHCLRQGLTFVSVHDCYWTHAVTVDVMNQVCRQQFVALHSEKILQDLSKFMLEKYCSSDRETTAPWQKKLMEQLSNVPKTGEFNLQNVMDSTYFFS; encoded by the exons ATGTCGCTGCTGCGGGCGGCGCTGCCGGGCCCGGGCCGCCTGCGGGGCGCCG GGatcccatggagcatcctcCGGAGCTACTCCTCTGCCAGCGCCAAGAAGGCGAAGAGCAACGGTACCTGCGAGAGGACGGAGCTGCTGCAAG tgctgaaaGCTCGGGTGAAGCAGCTCCAAGCCACCAGTGTCCCGGAGGTGACGCTCACCAAAGTGGAGCTGGCCCCGCTGCAGGAGGTGGTGGCTCCCAGGGAAAGAGAGGAGAGCCCATCCAGGACCAGCAGCTGGGTTGAGAAGCTGAAGAGGGAGGCACGCATCCAGCAGCTGAAGGTGGAGCAGGTGTCGCCCATCATTGCCTCTGAGCTGGCTCTGGAGGCCAAGGTCAAGAACAAAGCCCAGGGCAAGGTGAAAGGTAAAGGCAAGAAGAGCCCAAAGACTAAAACGAGCCATGCTGGCTCTCCCAACATCCATGTCCATGGGAAGCCCACGggggcagcagggaaggaggctgtgacAGCGCCAGGACGGAGGGTGCTGGATAACAAGGAGAGCAGCCAGTTCAAGATCCTGCAGCAGACCATCCAGTCCAACCTCGAGTGCTTTGCgttcctgcagcagccagaggaAGCGGAGAGGCTCCTCCTCATGTACCACAGGTCTGCGAAGAGAAAGGTGTTGAATGTCAGTGCCTACAACATCGTGATGCGGAGCTGGGCAAGGAAG GGCCGTCTGCAGCGCATCAACTACCTGTTTTCCATGCTGGAATCTGCTGGGCTCCAACCCAACCTGGATTCCTACGCGGCAGCACTGGAGTGCCTGGGCCGGAACCCCTTCTGCACCAAATCCATTCGGAG gtacctgcagcagctgcagcacgATGGCTTCCACGTGGATGAGCTCTTCCAAAAGTGCCTGTTTGAGGAGGATGAGAAGGAGAAAGTGCTGAAGGCCGTCAGGATGGTGCATCCCAACTACCAGCTGCCGCCCGCACCCAGCCCACAGACCTGCagctcttctctgctccaggaCTTCTACTCCAGG GAGAAGATGGTGCCGTACCCCAAGCTGGATTTCTCTGTGCAGGAGTTGCAGGAGtgctttcagaagcagctggagctggagatGAACAACACCATAACCATCGAGTCGGTGGAGTCAAGCAAACCTCTCACCCCACAAGCCATTAAAGCG CGCAAGCTCCTGGCCACCCTCCGTTCCCAGTGGCACGACTCCATCCTGCAGGCCCTGCAGAAGTCAAAGTACACCATGTCCAAGCTCAAGACAGCATCAAAGTACAACGAGCTGTACCCCTACCTGTGCCTGATGCCAGGGGAGGAGTACGTGGGCATCATGCTGGAG GTGCTCAACACCCTGTCTCCACAAGGAGAATCTCTGTCTGTCCTGGCCAAGGAACTGGGCACCAAAGTCTACAACAGATACATTACCCGGAGGAAGCTGTGCAGTGGTCAGCTGGAGAAGCTGCGTGTGGTCTATGGGGGCTACATCCAGCTGCTGGCAAAGGACGGCCAG CCTGCCAAGTACTTGCCACGGGAATACTGGGAGAAGCTGGTGGCAGAAGCAGGCTTTGGGCCTTCCCTGGacctgaagaactgcagctggTCCTACATGCTCCTCATGCGCCTGGGCATGCacatgctggagctgctggtgcaggcTGTCAAGATGCCCAGGAACATCCTCAGCCCTCGCCTGGAGCCCAGGCTCATCCCTGCCCTCTACCACATCTACTCCTTCCGCAGCAGTTCCCAG ATTGGGCTGATAAAGCCCCATCCCATCTTCTGTCAGATCATGTCAGATGCTGCAGAGACCACGCTGACCTTTAACTCCTCCGCCATCCCTATGCTGTGCCCCCCAGTGCCTTGGACCTCCCCCCATTTTGGGGCCTTTTTCCTGAACGACACCAACTTGATGCGCTTTGTGGACGGGGCCATccagcaccagctgctgctggagcagtgtCCTCTGGTGAACCTCCACCCCGTGCTGGATGCCCTCAACCAGCTGGGCAACTGCGCCTGGAAGATCAACCAGCCGGTGCTGGACATCATCATCTCCATCTTCAACGACAAAGGCAATGAGAAGTTGGACATCCCACCACCCATGTCCGAGGCCCCCAAACCTCCTGCTCTTCCCGGCAATCTCTCTGCTTTGGATAAGGCCCAGAGGCATGAGTTGTTGCTGTGCAAGAAGAAGGCAGCTGAGATGCACAGCTTGCGCGTGGATGCGCTCTACAAGCTCTCCATCGCCAACTATGTCAGGGACAGGGTGTTCTGGTTCCCTCACAACATGGATTTCCGAGGCAGGACTTACCCTTGCCCACCTTACTTCAACCACCTCGGTAACGATGTCATCCGGGCCATCCTGCTGTTTGCAGAGGGAAGACCCCTGGGGCCCAAGGGCCTGGACTGGCTGAAGATTCACCTCATCAACCTCACGGGGCTGAAGAAGAAGAACCCTTTGCAGGAGCGCCTGGAGTATGCCAATGAAATCATGGAGGAGATCCTGGACTCGGCTGATCACCCGCTCACG GGCAGGAAGTGGTGGATGAACACGGATGAGCCCTGGCAAGCCTTGGCGTGCTGTATGGAAATCACCAAAGCCTCGAGGTCCCCGGATCCAGCAGCCTACATCTCCCACTTCCCAATTCACCAG GATGGCTCCTGCAATGGGCTCCAGCACTATGCAGCTCTTGGCCGGGACCTCATTGGTGCCATCTCGGTCAATCTGATGCCCTGTGATGTGCCCCAGGATGTCTACAGCGCGGTGGCCCAGCAG GTGGAGGAGTTCCGCAGGAAGGATGCTGAGCACGGGGTGAAGATTGCTCAGGTGCTGCAGGGCTTCATCAGCCGCAAGGTGGTGAAGCAGACGGTGATGACTGTGGTCTATGGGGTCACCCGCTATGGCGGCCGCCTGCAGATGGAGAAGAGGCTCAAGGAGATCGATGACTTCCCCGAG GAGTACTTGTGGGAAGCGTCTCACTACCTCGTGAAACAAGTGTTCAACAGCATCAAAGAGATGTTCTCAGCCACTCGAGATATCCAG AACTGGCTGACAGAGAGTGCCAAGCTCATTGCCCAGTCAGGCCAGACGGTGGAGTGGGTCACACCGCTGGGTCTCCCCATCGTGCAGCCCTACTACCGCTCCAGGCCCACTGTG CTGAACTGCAGCATGCAGAACCTGAGTGTGAAAAGCACCCACAGCAACCA gaagccTGACACGGTGAAGCAGAAGAATGCCTTCCCACCCAACTTCATCCACTCCCTGGACTCCACACACATGATGCTCACAGCCCTGCACTGCCTCAG GCAGGGCCTGACCTTCGTCTCAGTCCACGATTGCTACTGGACTCATGCAGTCACCGTGGATGTGATGAACCAG GTTTGTCGGCAGCAGtttgtggctctgcacagcGAGAAGATCCTGCAGGATCTGTCCAAGTTCATGCTGGAGAAGTACTGCAG CTCTGATAGAGAGACTACAGCCCCTTGGCAGAAGAAACTGATGGAGCAGCTGTCGAATGTCCCCAAGACAG gTGAATTCAACCTGCAGAACGTGATGGATTCCACCTATTTCTTcagctga
- the POLRMT gene encoding DNA-directed RNA polymerase, mitochondrial isoform X2, with product MYHRSAKRKVLNVSAYNIVMRSWARKGRLQRINYLFSMLESAGLQPNLDSYAAALECLGRNPFCTKSIRRYLQQLQHDGFHVDELFQKCLFEEDEKEKVLKAVRMVHPNYQLPPAPSPQTCSSSLLQDFYSREKMVPYPKLDFSVQELQECFQKQLELEMNNTITIESVESSKPLTPQAIKARKLLATLRSQWHDSILQALQKSKYTMSKLKTASKYNELYPYLCLMPGEEYVGIMLEVLNTLSPQGESLSVLAKELGTKVYNRYITRRKLCSGQLEKLRVVYGGYIQLLAKDGQPAKYLPREYWEKLVAEAGFGPSLDLKNCSWSYMLLMRLGMHMLELLVQAVKMPRNILSPRLEPRLIPALYHIYSFRSSSQIGLIKPHPIFCQIMSDAAETTLTFNSSAIPMLCPPVPWTSPHFGAFFLNDTNLMRFVDGAIQHQLLLEQCPLVNLHPVLDALNQLGNCAWKINQPVLDIIISIFNDKGNEKLDIPPPMSEAPKPPALPGNLSALDKAQRHELLLCKKKAAEMHSLRVDALYKLSIANYVRDRVFWFPHNMDFRGRTYPCPPYFNHLGNDVIRAILLFAEGRPLGPKGLDWLKIHLINLTGLKKKNPLQERLEYANEIMEEILDSADHPLTGRKWWMNTDEPWQALACCMEITKASRSPDPAAYISHFPIHQDGSCNGLQHYAALGRDLIGAISVNLMPCDVPQDVYSAVAQQVEEFRRKDAEHGVKIAQVLQGFISRKVVKQTVMTVVYGVTRYGGRLQMEKRLKEIDDFPEEYLWEASHYLVKQVFNSIKEMFSATRDIQNWLTESAKLIAQSGQTVEWVTPLGLPIVQPYYRSRPTVLNCSMQNLSVKSTHSNQKPDTVKQKNAFPPNFIHSLDSTHMMLTALHCLRQGLTFVSVHDCYWTHAVTVDVMNQVCRQQFVALHSEKILQDLSKFMLEKYCSSDRETTAPWQKKLMEQLSNVPKTGEFNLQNVMDSTYFFS from the exons ATGTACCACAGGTCTGCGAAGAGAAAGGTGTTGAATGTCAGTGCCTACAACATCGTGATGCGGAGCTGGGCAAGGAAG GGCCGTCTGCAGCGCATCAACTACCTGTTTTCCATGCTGGAATCTGCTGGGCTCCAACCCAACCTGGATTCCTACGCGGCAGCACTGGAGTGCCTGGGCCGGAACCCCTTCTGCACCAAATCCATTCGGAG gtacctgcagcagctgcagcacgATGGCTTCCACGTGGATGAGCTCTTCCAAAAGTGCCTGTTTGAGGAGGATGAGAAGGAGAAAGTGCTGAAGGCCGTCAGGATGGTGCATCCCAACTACCAGCTGCCGCCCGCACCCAGCCCACAGACCTGCagctcttctctgctccaggaCTTCTACTCCAGG GAGAAGATGGTGCCGTACCCCAAGCTGGATTTCTCTGTGCAGGAGTTGCAGGAGtgctttcagaagcagctggagctggagatGAACAACACCATAACCATCGAGTCGGTGGAGTCAAGCAAACCTCTCACCCCACAAGCCATTAAAGCG CGCAAGCTCCTGGCCACCCTCCGTTCCCAGTGGCACGACTCCATCCTGCAGGCCCTGCAGAAGTCAAAGTACACCATGTCCAAGCTCAAGACAGCATCAAAGTACAACGAGCTGTACCCCTACCTGTGCCTGATGCCAGGGGAGGAGTACGTGGGCATCATGCTGGAG GTGCTCAACACCCTGTCTCCACAAGGAGAATCTCTGTCTGTCCTGGCCAAGGAACTGGGCACCAAAGTCTACAACAGATACATTACCCGGAGGAAGCTGTGCAGTGGTCAGCTGGAGAAGCTGCGTGTGGTCTATGGGGGCTACATCCAGCTGCTGGCAAAGGACGGCCAG CCTGCCAAGTACTTGCCACGGGAATACTGGGAGAAGCTGGTGGCAGAAGCAGGCTTTGGGCCTTCCCTGGacctgaagaactgcagctggTCCTACATGCTCCTCATGCGCCTGGGCATGCacatgctggagctgctggtgcaggcTGTCAAGATGCCCAGGAACATCCTCAGCCCTCGCCTGGAGCCCAGGCTCATCCCTGCCCTCTACCACATCTACTCCTTCCGCAGCAGTTCCCAG ATTGGGCTGATAAAGCCCCATCCCATCTTCTGTCAGATCATGTCAGATGCTGCAGAGACCACGCTGACCTTTAACTCCTCCGCCATCCCTATGCTGTGCCCCCCAGTGCCTTGGACCTCCCCCCATTTTGGGGCCTTTTTCCTGAACGACACCAACTTGATGCGCTTTGTGGACGGGGCCATccagcaccagctgctgctggagcagtgtCCTCTGGTGAACCTCCACCCCGTGCTGGATGCCCTCAACCAGCTGGGCAACTGCGCCTGGAAGATCAACCAGCCGGTGCTGGACATCATCATCTCCATCTTCAACGACAAAGGCAATGAGAAGTTGGACATCCCACCACCCATGTCCGAGGCCCCCAAACCTCCTGCTCTTCCCGGCAATCTCTCTGCTTTGGATAAGGCCCAGAGGCATGAGTTGTTGCTGTGCAAGAAGAAGGCAGCTGAGATGCACAGCTTGCGCGTGGATGCGCTCTACAAGCTCTCCATCGCCAACTATGTCAGGGACAGGGTGTTCTGGTTCCCTCACAACATGGATTTCCGAGGCAGGACTTACCCTTGCCCACCTTACTTCAACCACCTCGGTAACGATGTCATCCGGGCCATCCTGCTGTTTGCAGAGGGAAGACCCCTGGGGCCCAAGGGCCTGGACTGGCTGAAGATTCACCTCATCAACCTCACGGGGCTGAAGAAGAAGAACCCTTTGCAGGAGCGCCTGGAGTATGCCAATGAAATCATGGAGGAGATCCTGGACTCGGCTGATCACCCGCTCACG GGCAGGAAGTGGTGGATGAACACGGATGAGCCCTGGCAAGCCTTGGCGTGCTGTATGGAAATCACCAAAGCCTCGAGGTCCCCGGATCCAGCAGCCTACATCTCCCACTTCCCAATTCACCAG GATGGCTCCTGCAATGGGCTCCAGCACTATGCAGCTCTTGGCCGGGACCTCATTGGTGCCATCTCGGTCAATCTGATGCCCTGTGATGTGCCCCAGGATGTCTACAGCGCGGTGGCCCAGCAG GTGGAGGAGTTCCGCAGGAAGGATGCTGAGCACGGGGTGAAGATTGCTCAGGTGCTGCAGGGCTTCATCAGCCGCAAGGTGGTGAAGCAGACGGTGATGACTGTGGTCTATGGGGTCACCCGCTATGGCGGCCGCCTGCAGATGGAGAAGAGGCTCAAGGAGATCGATGACTTCCCCGAG GAGTACTTGTGGGAAGCGTCTCACTACCTCGTGAAACAAGTGTTCAACAGCATCAAAGAGATGTTCTCAGCCACTCGAGATATCCAG AACTGGCTGACAGAGAGTGCCAAGCTCATTGCCCAGTCAGGCCAGACGGTGGAGTGGGTCACACCGCTGGGTCTCCCCATCGTGCAGCCCTACTACCGCTCCAGGCCCACTGTG CTGAACTGCAGCATGCAGAACCTGAGTGTGAAAAGCACCCACAGCAACCA gaagccTGACACGGTGAAGCAGAAGAATGCCTTCCCACCCAACTTCATCCACTCCCTGGACTCCACACACATGATGCTCACAGCCCTGCACTGCCTCAG GCAGGGCCTGACCTTCGTCTCAGTCCACGATTGCTACTGGACTCATGCAGTCACCGTGGATGTGATGAACCAG GTTTGTCGGCAGCAGtttgtggctctgcacagcGAGAAGATCCTGCAGGATCTGTCCAAGTTCATGCTGGAGAAGTACTGCAG CTCTGATAGAGAGACTACAGCCCCTTGGCAGAAGAAACTGATGGAGCAGCTGTCGAATGTCCCCAAGACAG gTGAATTCAACCTGCAGAACGTGATGGATTCCACCTATTTCTTcagctga